One Narcine bancroftii isolate sNarBan1 chromosome 3, sNarBan1.hap1, whole genome shotgun sequence DNA window includes the following coding sequences:
- the LOC138758491 gene encoding coiled-coil domain-containing protein 159-like isoform X3, which produces MNADISLMSRIVTDNDGDTVTLKFGGGHQKDPTINKVQSFTDTQSGSPPDGKQLMDELEVIKFHIEVQTRTIESLNQTVSFLAKEQSHHQQQIRLLEAEVRRLSVSSNIKEGRINLMVDRKTEDCKKAMSSNLTKLQEQKQQTETKVQWTDGSNQTEKLAAEMHESKKFLWEECESLRKEIEQINRKLTIQEDDVLTSLIDCKMLRQNQKKYNQILERLLQRCRQVQSVDPEQELKDVKLALIDMQEQIKNLRKSGKRNKTITKRGVSIEYPTKELIQEICNGSDSDVWMDHNINSPSTAPVHQSIGEVKPLTISGHT; this is translated from the exons ATGAATGCTGATATATCCCTGATGTCTCGGATCGTCACTGACAACGACGGGGATACAGTG ACACTGAAGTTTGGCGGTGGTCATCAGAAAG ACCCAACCATTAATAAGGTGCAGAGCTTCACTGACACACAGTCAGGATCTCCACCAGATGGCAAGCAACTGATGGATGAGCTCGAGGTCATCAAGTTCCACATTGAAGTCCAAACCAGA ACTATTGAATCCTTGAATCAAACAGTGAGCTTCTTGGCAAAAGAACAAAGCCACCATCAGCAGCAGATCCGTCTACTTGAAG CAGAGGTGAGGAGGCTGAGTGTAAGCAGCAATATCAAAGAGGGCAGAATTAATTTGATGGTAGACAGAAAGACCGAAGACTGCAAGAAGGCCATGTCATCAAACCTGACCAAACTACAAGAGCAGAAGCAGCAAACAGAAACCAAGGTGCAGTGGACAGACGGCAGCAACCAGACTGAAAAACTTGCTGCAGAAATGCATGAGAG CAAAAAATTTCTCTGGGAAGAATGCGAATCATTGCGAAAAGAAATAGAACAAATTAACAGGAAGCTAA CTATTCAAGAGGACGATGTGTTAACTAGTTTGATAGATTGCAAAATGCTCAGACAGAACCAAAAGAAATATAATCAG ATTCTGGAAAGACTATTGCAAAGATGCAGACAAGTCCAGTCAGTGGATCCTGAACAGGAGCTAAAAGACGTTAA GCTGGCACTGATTGATATGCAGGAGCAGATTAAGAACTTGCGCAAATCTGGCAAAAGGAACAAAACTATTACTAAGAGAG GTGTAAGTATTGAATACCCAACGAAAGAGTTGATCCAAGAAATCTGCAATGGTTCAGATTCTGAT GTGTGGATGGACCACAACATAAACTCACCTTCCACAGCACCTGTGCACCAGTCCATAGGAGAGGTGAAACCTCTTACCATTTCAGGTCACACCTAA
- the LOC138758491 gene encoding coiled-coil domain-containing protein 159-like isoform X1 — MNADISLMSRIVTDNDGDTVQTLKFGGGHQKDPTINKVQSFTDTQSGSPPDGKQLMDELEVIKFHIEVQTRTIESLNQTVSFLAKEQSHHQQQIRLLEAEVRRLSVSSNIKEGRINLMVDRKTEDCKKAMSSNLTKLQEQKQQTETKVQWTDGSNQTEKLAAEMHESKKFLWEECESLRKEIEQINRKLTIQEDDVLTSLIDCKMLRQNQKKYNQILERLLQRCRQVQSVDPEQELKDVKLALIDMQEQIKNLRKSGKRNKTITKRGVSIEYPTKELIQEICNGSDSDVWMDHNINSPSTAPVHQSIGEVKPLTISGHT, encoded by the exons ATGAATGCTGATATATCCCTGATGTCTCGGATCGTCACTGACAACGACGGGGATACAGTG CAGACACTGAAGTTTGGCGGTGGTCATCAGAAAG ACCCAACCATTAATAAGGTGCAGAGCTTCACTGACACACAGTCAGGATCTCCACCAGATGGCAAGCAACTGATGGATGAGCTCGAGGTCATCAAGTTCCACATTGAAGTCCAAACCAGA ACTATTGAATCCTTGAATCAAACAGTGAGCTTCTTGGCAAAAGAACAAAGCCACCATCAGCAGCAGATCCGTCTACTTGAAG CAGAGGTGAGGAGGCTGAGTGTAAGCAGCAATATCAAAGAGGGCAGAATTAATTTGATGGTAGACAGAAAGACCGAAGACTGCAAGAAGGCCATGTCATCAAACCTGACCAAACTACAAGAGCAGAAGCAGCAAACAGAAACCAAGGTGCAGTGGACAGACGGCAGCAACCAGACTGAAAAACTTGCTGCAGAAATGCATGAGAG CAAAAAATTTCTCTGGGAAGAATGCGAATCATTGCGAAAAGAAATAGAACAAATTAACAGGAAGCTAA CTATTCAAGAGGACGATGTGTTAACTAGTTTGATAGATTGCAAAATGCTCAGACAGAACCAAAAGAAATATAATCAG ATTCTGGAAAGACTATTGCAAAGATGCAGACAAGTCCAGTCAGTGGATCCTGAACAGGAGCTAAAAGACGTTAA GCTGGCACTGATTGATATGCAGGAGCAGATTAAGAACTTGCGCAAATCTGGCAAAAGGAACAAAACTATTACTAAGAGAG GTGTAAGTATTGAATACCCAACGAAAGAGTTGATCCAAGAAATCTGCAATGGTTCAGATTCTGAT GTGTGGATGGACCACAACATAAACTCACCTTCCACAGCACCTGTGCACCAGTCCATAGGAGAGGTGAAACCTCTTACCATTTCAGGTCACACCTAA
- the LOC138758491 gene encoding coiled-coil domain-containing protein 159-like isoform X4, protein MNADISLMSRIVTDNDGDTVQTLKFGGGHQKDPTINKVQSFTDTQSGSPPDGKQLMDELEVIKFHIEVQTRTIESLNQTVSFLAKEQSHHQQQIRLLEAEVRRLSVSSNIKEGRINLMVDRKTEDCKKAMSSNLTKLQEQKQQTETKVQWTDGSNQTEKLAAEMHESKKFLWEECESLRKEIEQINRKLTIQEDDVLTSLIDCKMLRQNQKKYNQILERLLQRCRQVQSVDPEQELKDVKLALIDMQEQIKNLRKSGKRNKTITKRGVSIEYPTKELIQEICNGSDSDRDTW, encoded by the exons ATGAATGCTGATATATCCCTGATGTCTCGGATCGTCACTGACAACGACGGGGATACAGTG CAGACACTGAAGTTTGGCGGTGGTCATCAGAAAG ACCCAACCATTAATAAGGTGCAGAGCTTCACTGACACACAGTCAGGATCTCCACCAGATGGCAAGCAACTGATGGATGAGCTCGAGGTCATCAAGTTCCACATTGAAGTCCAAACCAGA ACTATTGAATCCTTGAATCAAACAGTGAGCTTCTTGGCAAAAGAACAAAGCCACCATCAGCAGCAGATCCGTCTACTTGAAG CAGAGGTGAGGAGGCTGAGTGTAAGCAGCAATATCAAAGAGGGCAGAATTAATTTGATGGTAGACAGAAAGACCGAAGACTGCAAGAAGGCCATGTCATCAAACCTGACCAAACTACAAGAGCAGAAGCAGCAAACAGAAACCAAGGTGCAGTGGACAGACGGCAGCAACCAGACTGAAAAACTTGCTGCAGAAATGCATGAGAG CAAAAAATTTCTCTGGGAAGAATGCGAATCATTGCGAAAAGAAATAGAACAAATTAACAGGAAGCTAA CTATTCAAGAGGACGATGTGTTAACTAGTTTGATAGATTGCAAAATGCTCAGACAGAACCAAAAGAAATATAATCAG ATTCTGGAAAGACTATTGCAAAGATGCAGACAAGTCCAGTCAGTGGATCCTGAACAGGAGCTAAAAGACGTTAA GCTGGCACTGATTGATATGCAGGAGCAGATTAAGAACTTGCGCAAATCTGGCAAAAGGAACAAAACTATTACTAAGAGAG GTGTAAGTATTGAATACCCAACGAAAGAGTTGATCCAAGAAATCTGCAATGGTTCAGATTCTGAT CGTGATACATGGTAA
- the LOC138758491 gene encoding coiled-coil domain-containing protein 159-like isoform X5, which produces MNADISLMSRIVTDNDGDTVQTLKFGGGHQKDPTINKVQSFTDTQSGSPPDGKQLMDELEVIKFHIEVQTRTIESLNQTVSFLAKEQSHHQQQIRLLEAEVRRLSVSSNIKEGRINLMVDRKTEDCKKAMSSNLTKLQEQKQQTETKVQWTDGSNQTEKLAAEMHESKKFLWEECESLRKEIEQINRKLTIQEDDVLTSLIDCKMLRQNQKKYNQILERLLQRCRQVQSVDPEQELKDVKLALIDMQEQIKNLRKSGKRNKTITKRA; this is translated from the exons ATGAATGCTGATATATCCCTGATGTCTCGGATCGTCACTGACAACGACGGGGATACAGTG CAGACACTGAAGTTTGGCGGTGGTCATCAGAAAG ACCCAACCATTAATAAGGTGCAGAGCTTCACTGACACACAGTCAGGATCTCCACCAGATGGCAAGCAACTGATGGATGAGCTCGAGGTCATCAAGTTCCACATTGAAGTCCAAACCAGA ACTATTGAATCCTTGAATCAAACAGTGAGCTTCTTGGCAAAAGAACAAAGCCACCATCAGCAGCAGATCCGTCTACTTGAAG CAGAGGTGAGGAGGCTGAGTGTAAGCAGCAATATCAAAGAGGGCAGAATTAATTTGATGGTAGACAGAAAGACCGAAGACTGCAAGAAGGCCATGTCATCAAACCTGACCAAACTACAAGAGCAGAAGCAGCAAACAGAAACCAAGGTGCAGTGGACAGACGGCAGCAACCAGACTGAAAAACTTGCTGCAGAAATGCATGAGAG CAAAAAATTTCTCTGGGAAGAATGCGAATCATTGCGAAAAGAAATAGAACAAATTAACAGGAAGCTAA CTATTCAAGAGGACGATGTGTTAACTAGTTTGATAGATTGCAAAATGCTCAGACAGAACCAAAAGAAATATAATCAG ATTCTGGAAAGACTATTGCAAAGATGCAGACAAGTCCAGTCAGTGGATCCTGAACAGGAGCTAAAAGACGTTAA GCTGGCACTGATTGATATGCAGGAGCAGATTAAGAACTTGCGCAAATCTGGCAAAAGGAACAAAACTATTACTAAGAGAG CGTGA
- the LOC138758491 gene encoding coiled-coil domain-containing protein 159-like isoform X2: MNADISLMSRIVTDNDGDTVQTLKFGGGHQKDPTINKVQSFTDTQSGSPPDGKQLMDELEVIKFHIEVQTRTIESLNQTVSFLAKEQSHHQQQIRLLEEVRRLSVSSNIKEGRINLMVDRKTEDCKKAMSSNLTKLQEQKQQTETKVQWTDGSNQTEKLAAEMHESKKFLWEECESLRKEIEQINRKLTIQEDDVLTSLIDCKMLRQNQKKYNQILERLLQRCRQVQSVDPEQELKDVKLALIDMQEQIKNLRKSGKRNKTITKRGVSIEYPTKELIQEICNGSDSDVWMDHNINSPSTAPVHQSIGEVKPLTISGHT, translated from the exons ATGAATGCTGATATATCCCTGATGTCTCGGATCGTCACTGACAACGACGGGGATACAGTG CAGACACTGAAGTTTGGCGGTGGTCATCAGAAAG ACCCAACCATTAATAAGGTGCAGAGCTTCACTGACACACAGTCAGGATCTCCACCAGATGGCAAGCAACTGATGGATGAGCTCGAGGTCATCAAGTTCCACATTGAAGTCCAAACCAGA ACTATTGAATCCTTGAATCAAACAGTGAGCTTCTTGGCAAAAGAACAAAGCCACCATCAGCAGCAGATCCGTCTACTTGAAG AGGTGAGGAGGCTGAGTGTAAGCAGCAATATCAAAGAGGGCAGAATTAATTTGATGGTAGACAGAAAGACCGAAGACTGCAAGAAGGCCATGTCATCAAACCTGACCAAACTACAAGAGCAGAAGCAGCAAACAGAAACCAAGGTGCAGTGGACAGACGGCAGCAACCAGACTGAAAAACTTGCTGCAGAAATGCATGAGAG CAAAAAATTTCTCTGGGAAGAATGCGAATCATTGCGAAAAGAAATAGAACAAATTAACAGGAAGCTAA CTATTCAAGAGGACGATGTGTTAACTAGTTTGATAGATTGCAAAATGCTCAGACAGAACCAAAAGAAATATAATCAG ATTCTGGAAAGACTATTGCAAAGATGCAGACAAGTCCAGTCAGTGGATCCTGAACAGGAGCTAAAAGACGTTAA GCTGGCACTGATTGATATGCAGGAGCAGATTAAGAACTTGCGCAAATCTGGCAAAAGGAACAAAACTATTACTAAGAGAG GTGTAAGTATTGAATACCCAACGAAAGAGTTGATCCAAGAAATCTGCAATGGTTCAGATTCTGAT GTGTGGATGGACCACAACATAAACTCACCTTCCACAGCACCTGTGCACCAGTCCATAGGAGAGGTGAAACCTCTTACCATTTCAGGTCACACCTAA